GAGCCGCGTCGGAGCGAGCGTGGGTCACCAGCGTCTTGTCTTCCGACAGCTCCAGCCGAAGCTGGGTTTGTAGGAAGGTGGCAAGTTGCTGCTTAATCTGCTCGGCTTCCGTTTTGGTCCCGACAAATCCCAGGAGGAAGTCATCAGCATACCGGATGTACTTCAGGCGTCGGTAGGTTGGGTCGTCCAGGTGCACCGAGGGAAGCTTCTGCATCTGCTTGCGCAGGGCATGAGCTTTCTCAGCGTCACCCTTCAGACGCCAGTACCGCTGCTGGAAGAAGATATTCCGGTATGGCCGATTGGCCGTCCGTGTACTGCCATGATTGTAGTCGGGCAAGAGTTCCGATTCAATGAAGTGGTCTAACCGGTCAAGGTAGATATTGGCCAGAATGGGACTGACGATGCCCCCTTGCGGCGTACCGCTCGGAGTTCCGTAGTATTTCCAATCTTCCAAATATCCGGCCTTGAGGAGACTCGCAAGCAATCGCACGAAGCGATTGTCTCGGATGTTCTCACGGAGGATTGACAGCAGGACCTCATGGTCAATACTGTCAAAGCATCCGCGAATGTCTCCTTCGATGAACCAGACCGTACCACGCCAGTGGTGGTACACCTGACGTAACGCCGTGTGACACCCTCGCTCGGGTCGGAAGCCGTGTGAGCAGTCGCTGAACTGCGGTTCGTAGTACGCTTCCAACAGCATCCGAATTACTTCTTGGAGAAGCTTATCGGACCACGTCGGGATGCCGAGCGGACGCACCTTCCCGTTAGTTTTCGGGATGTAGGTACGTCGCACCGGACGGAAGCGATACCGCTCGTGACGCACAGCATCAATGATGCCGTGAATCTTCGCAAGCGACATACCGTCGACGGTCTCCGGTGTTGAACCAGGAGTCATTGCACCGGCGTTGCGGGAGATTTTCCCGTAGGCCTGAAGAT
This genomic interval from Candidatus Zixiibacteriota bacterium contains the following:
- a CDS encoding reverse transcriptase domain-containing protein is translated as MRNAETCLTVIRKRGEQRLPIDDLYRQLFNPLLYLQAYGKISRNAGAMTPGSTPETVDGMSLAKIHGIIDAVRHERYRFRPVRRTYIPKTNGKVRPLGIPTWSDKLLQEVIRMLLEAYYEPQFSDCSHGFRPERGCHTALRQVYHHWRGTVWFIEGDIRGCFDSIDHEVLLSILRENIRDNRFVRLLASLLKAGYLEDWKYYGTPSGTPQGGIVSPILANIYLDRLDHFIESELLPDYNHGSTRTANRPYRNIFFQQRYWRLKGDAEKAHALRKQMQKLPSVHLDDPTYRRLKYIRYADDFLLGFVGTKTEAEQIKQQLATFLQTQLRLELSEDKTLVTHARSDAARFLGYDVTMTHDDRKHTKGRRSVNGVVSLRVPKDVIHTKCQPYLKHGEPMHRSELLNHSVYDIIAQYQWEYRGIVNFYRMAHNLRDLDRLKGVMQRSLVKTLAGKLRISPPTVYQQYREVIHTKDGHLLSSLAVTIERAGKRPLVARWGGIPLTWSMHVTLDDTPVRFWSANTTSLVERLLADTCELCGSHDGVQVHHIRAMKDLKTMGRTVKPLWVQVMAARSRKTLVLCHSCHVNVHAGRPQPLTEV